A window of Streptomyces armeniacus contains these coding sequences:
- a CDS encoding condensation domain-containing protein has product MNSSHVPEPGERDIAIVGIAVRFPEADTIEAFRHNMRTGRDSVRPMPAERAAATGLDPSANYLPMGHLDDIHTFDSTLFGLSRREAAVMDPQQRLALLLAHQAFEDAGYASAGLRGADTAVVFSSSASTYDAAAREPGALSALGNAPFGLPSRIAHVLGLTGPCYAVDSGCNSSLVAVHHACRELLVGDAEYAVAGGVSVKAGGMPASALDGLRETAASDVRYRSYDADADGAIGGEGGAALLLTTVDRALADGAPVHAVIRGSAVLHSGRASATMSAPSARAQARVVAKAWAAAGLDPVLAGYLEGHGSGTPLGDAVELEGLASVFGTRPEPLPIGSVKANIGHLDAAAGMAGLLRAVLSVRHGELYPTVNYRKPTGGVDLGELGLEVLTAARPWAGAGRLAGVSSFSLGGINAHCVVQQPPEPPRRAPAHGDGLPRVVAVSARTHAALRQLCADLAGALREGAEDLADVAFTLNHGRAAYEHRVAVTARDTRELATQLAAQATWLGEAPDRPSGRRSSPKVVLLLSPDAVPPGAVPQADRTPASSRDGSAAVDTAEVLSRQRAAYEELRRCGVRIAGVVSTGESRKVAAQLPAPAGKTAEEVPSQPDASEQGHADAERSVRELAHGGPVVFVELAPDSTLGTVARRHVAAAEGSTTRAVVSASERTGGFPELLCVLYGLGVNVDWHTVSPPPAEPLRLRLPGHPVRGTHCWLEPESHAPPPAAPETRQPAPTTGDVLPGGPPSHGTATERDSVGTGTGIGTGQSGGSVESGVSVESVESVEDVTAWLCRTLEELLRTESRVEPAADYLDLGWNSIIGMQLIDRVEGRYNFRPKLIDTYDHSRVEDFAKHISAHVASGTGDLPPVRPQPKLVLSYGQERMWFHHQLDEGTTLYNLPSVNHIRADLDIDAVRGMWEDLAGRHEVLRSRFVEVDGAPELRVSPGLTNFFRYEDLSGHDDPLPAARELIREAADHRFDLAADDLLRVLVVRLAPRELLVQVTMHHAVSDGASPRIFERELPELYDARREGRPPRLDPLPLQFRDYAQWQRDLLATSALDSELAYWRTELTGVEPLRLPTDHPRPARKSYRGNLLRFDIPDTLAVELRQAAARQSTSVFVVLLAALYLLLARYSGQRDLVVGTPTTGRTRPELQGLVGFFNSTVALRASLAGEPTLDDFVSHIRERVLTGLDNQNVPFDRVVKALVTERDPSRAPLFDVMFVHQDLPPLQRVDGHVLGSFDDRNAVENLFGGLPAGTAKFDLTLVTGDREGEDGISACLEYSTDLFTEDTAAEMTAVYTWLLGGIAAAGSGSRPLTRLLDGPPHPAGPAPAEPPASDGTSVRPPDHPELLVPADRPRPEQPVVLDRVVTLPLEPRTYDRLTAAGHGGQQATVLLACWLVLLSWVTGQDEVAVAAPGGPARAAFQDDPTLGTLLTRLAGRGAAPGAGGQVGTTAGPLPRVCCTGAWDGESVPGAYATELAFSWDRQEDGALTLRLDYASALFTHTTANTLLTATRELLDGLLDEPGLPVHDVLAERVDLQPEAPVPGADTLAAALTEETR; this is encoded by the coding sequence GTGAACAGCAGCCACGTGCCGGAGCCCGGCGAGAGGGACATAGCCATCGTCGGCATCGCCGTCCGGTTCCCGGAGGCGGACACCATCGAGGCGTTCCGCCACAACATGCGGACCGGACGCGACAGCGTGCGCCCCATGCCCGCGGAACGGGCCGCGGCCACCGGCCTCGACCCGTCGGCGAATTACCTGCCGATGGGGCACCTGGACGACATCCACACCTTCGACTCCACGCTGTTCGGGCTCTCGCGCCGCGAGGCGGCGGTGATGGACCCGCAGCAGCGGCTCGCGCTGCTCCTCGCGCACCAGGCGTTCGAGGACGCCGGGTACGCGTCGGCCGGACTGCGCGGCGCGGACACCGCGGTCGTCTTCAGCTCCTCGGCGTCGACCTACGACGCGGCCGCGCGGGAACCCGGGGCACTCAGCGCACTGGGCAACGCGCCGTTCGGCCTGCCGTCGCGTATCGCGCACGTGCTGGGGCTCACCGGCCCGTGCTACGCGGTGGACTCCGGGTGCAACAGCTCGCTGGTCGCCGTACACCACGCCTGCCGTGAACTCCTGGTGGGGGACGCGGAGTACGCGGTGGCCGGCGGGGTCAGCGTCAAGGCCGGCGGCATGCCGGCCTCGGCGCTGGACGGCCTGCGGGAGACAGCGGCCAGTGACGTGCGGTACCGCAGCTACGACGCGGACGCCGACGGCGCGATCGGCGGTGAGGGCGGCGCCGCGCTGCTGCTGACGACCGTGGACCGGGCACTCGCCGACGGCGCGCCGGTGCACGCGGTCATACGCGGCAGCGCGGTCCTGCACAGCGGACGTGCGAGCGCCACGATGAGCGCCCCGAGCGCGCGTGCCCAGGCGAGAGTGGTGGCCAAGGCGTGGGCGGCCGCGGGTCTCGACCCCGTACTGGCGGGGTACCTCGAGGGACACGGCTCGGGCACGCCGCTGGGCGACGCAGTGGAACTGGAGGGCCTGGCGAGCGTCTTCGGCACGCGCCCCGAGCCGCTGCCCATCGGCTCGGTCAAGGCGAACATCGGGCACCTGGACGCCGCTGCCGGGATGGCCGGGCTGCTCCGGGCCGTACTCAGCGTGCGGCACGGCGAGCTGTATCCCACCGTGAACTACCGCAAGCCCACCGGCGGCGTCGATCTGGGCGAACTCGGCCTGGAAGTGCTCACCGCCGCGCGGCCGTGGGCGGGTGCCGGCCGGCTGGCCGGCGTGAGTTCGTTCAGCCTGGGAGGCATCAACGCGCACTGTGTCGTCCAGCAGCCGCCGGAGCCGCCACGGCGGGCGCCCGCGCACGGAGACGGGCTGCCGCGGGTGGTCGCGGTGTCCGCGCGTACGCACGCGGCTCTGCGGCAGCTGTGCGCGGACCTGGCCGGCGCCCTGCGGGAGGGCGCCGAGGATCTCGCCGACGTGGCCTTCACGCTCAACCACGGGCGCGCGGCGTACGAACACCGGGTGGCCGTAACGGCCCGGGACACCCGGGAGCTGGCCACCCAGCTCGCCGCGCAGGCCACCTGGCTGGGGGAGGCCCCGGACCGGCCGTCCGGCCGCCGGAGTTCCCCGAAGGTCGTGCTGCTGCTGTCGCCGGACGCCGTGCCGCCGGGCGCCGTGCCGCAGGCCGACCGGACACCGGCGTCTTCGCGGGACGGCTCCGCCGCGGTGGACACCGCCGAGGTGCTGTCCCGACAGCGGGCCGCGTACGAGGAGCTGCGCCGCTGTGGTGTCCGGATCGCCGGCGTCGTCAGCACGGGCGAGTCCCGGAAGGTGGCCGCTCAACTGCCGGCCCCGGCAGGGAAGACGGCTGAGGAAGTGCCCTCGCAGCCCGACGCCTCCGAGCAGGGCCACGCGGACGCTGAGAGGTCCGTACGCGAACTCGCGCACGGCGGGCCGGTGGTGTTCGTGGAGCTGGCTCCGGACAGCACGCTCGGCACGGTGGCACGCCGTCACGTGGCGGCGGCCGAAGGGTCCACGACGCGGGCGGTCGTCTCGGCTTCGGAGCGTACGGGCGGGTTCCCGGAACTCCTCTGTGTCCTCTACGGACTGGGGGTGAACGTGGACTGGCACACCGTTTCGCCACCTCCGGCCGAGCCGCTCCGGCTCCGGCTCCCCGGGCACCCGGTGCGGGGGACGCACTGCTGGCTTGAACCGGAGAGCCACGCTCCGCCGCCCGCGGCGCCGGAGACGCGGCAGCCCGCGCCCACCACGGGTGATGTTCTGCCGGGAGGTCCGCCTTCCCACGGCACCGCGACGGAACGCGACAGCGTCGGCACCGGCACCGGCATTGGCACCGGCCAGTCAGGCGGGTCCGTTGAGTCCGGCGTATCCGTCGAGTCGGTCGAGTCCGTCGAGGATGTCACCGCGTGGCTCTGCCGCACGCTGGAGGAACTGCTTCGCACCGAGAGCCGTGTCGAGCCGGCCGCGGACTATCTGGACCTGGGCTGGAACTCGATCATCGGCATGCAGCTCATCGACCGGGTGGAGGGACGCTACAACTTCCGGCCGAAGCTCATCGACACCTACGACCACTCACGGGTCGAGGACTTCGCCAAGCACATCAGCGCACACGTCGCATCCGGCACCGGGGACCTGCCGCCGGTACGCCCGCAGCCGAAGCTGGTGCTGTCCTACGGGCAGGAGCGGATGTGGTTCCACCACCAGCTCGACGAGGGCACCACGCTCTACAACCTCCCGTCCGTCAACCACATTCGTGCGGACCTGGACATCGACGCCGTGCGTGGCATGTGGGAGGACCTTGCCGGTCGCCACGAGGTGCTGCGGTCGCGCTTCGTCGAGGTGGACGGCGCTCCCGAGCTGCGCGTCAGTCCGGGACTGACGAACTTCTTCCGGTACGAGGACCTCTCCGGCCACGACGATCCGCTGCCCGCGGCCCGCGAGCTGATTCGCGAGGCCGCGGACCACCGGTTCGACCTGGCCGCGGACGATCTGCTGCGGGTGCTCGTGGTGCGGCTGGCTCCGCGTGAACTCCTGGTACAGGTCACCATGCATCACGCGGTCAGTGACGGTGCCTCTCCCCGGATCTTCGAGCGGGAGCTCCCGGAGCTCTACGACGCCCGCCGCGAGGGCCGGCCGCCAAGGCTCGACCCGCTCCCCCTACAGTTCCGGGACTACGCACAGTGGCAGCGGGACCTGCTCGCCACCTCCGCGCTCGACAGTGAACTGGCCTACTGGCGCACCGAGTTGACCGGAGTGGAGCCACTGCGCCTCCCCACCGATCACCCCAGGCCCGCCCGCAAGAGCTACCGGGGCAACCTGCTGCGCTTCGACATCCCGGACACGCTGGCAGTGGAGCTGAGGCAGGCGGCCGCGCGCCAGTCCACCTCGGTCTTCGTGGTGCTCCTGGCCGCGCTGTATCTGCTGCTCGCCCGCTACAGCGGACAGCGCGACCTGGTCGTCGGCACCCCGACAACCGGCCGTACGCGCCCCGAACTCCAGGGCCTCGTCGGCTTCTTCAACAGCACCGTTGCCCTGCGCGCCAGCCTGGCCGGGGAGCCGACACTGGACGACTTCGTGTCGCACATCCGGGAACGCGTGCTCACCGGTCTGGACAACCAGAACGTCCCCTTCGACCGCGTGGTGAAGGCCCTCGTCACAGAGCGGGACCCGAGCCGTGCGCCACTCTTCGACGTGATGTTCGTGCACCAGGACCTGCCGCCGCTGCAGCGGGTGGACGGCCACGTGCTCGGCAGTTTCGACGACCGGAACGCGGTGGAGAACCTCTTCGGCGGCCTGCCGGCCGGCACCGCGAAGTTCGATCTGACGCTGGTCACCGGAGACCGGGAGGGCGAGGACGGGATCTCGGCCTGCCTGGAGTACAGCACCGACCTGTTCACCGAGGACACGGCCGCCGAGATGACCGCCGTCTACACCTGGCTGCTCGGCGGGATCGCGGCCGCCGGCAGCGGCTCGCGTCCCCTGACGCGGCTGCTTGACGGCCCGCCGCACCCGGCCGGGCCGGCCCCCGCGGAGCCGCCGGCGAGCGACGGTACGAGCGTCCGGCCACCGGACCATCCGGAGCTGCTGGTTCCGGCGGACCGGCCGCGGCCGGAGCAACCCGTCGTCCTCGACCGCGTGGTGACACTGCCGCTGGAGCCGCGGACGTACGACCGGCTGACCGCGGCCGGACACGGCGGCCAGCAGGCCACCGTACTGCTGGCCTGCTGGCTGGTGCTGCTGTCCTGGGTAACCGGCCAGGACGAGGTCGCGGTCGCAGCCCCCGGCGGGCCGGCGCGCGCCGCTTTCCAGGACGATCCGACCCTTGGCACGCTTCTCACGCGGCTGGCCGGGCGCGGCGCCGCGCCCGGAGCCGGCGGGCAAGTCGGCACCACGGCCGGGCCCTTGCCGCGGGTGTGCTGCACGGGGGCGTGGGACGGCGAGTCGGTGCCGGGCGCGTACGCGACGGAGCTGGCGTTCTCCTGGGACCGACAGGAGGACGGCGCCCTGACACTCCGCCTCGACTACGCCTCCGCACTGTTCACGCACACGACAGCGAACACCCTGCTCACGGCCACGCGGGAACTGCTGGACGGGCTGCTCGACGAGCCCGGCCTGCCAGTGCACGACGTGCTGGCGGAACGCGTCGATCTGCAGCCGGAGGCCCCCGTACCAGGGGCGGACACCCTCGCGGCGGCACTCACGGAGGAAACCCGATGA
- a CDS encoding non-ribosomal peptide synthetase yields MPASRTPQDVLARIRRHAAQDPTGVALVVGETTLTYREFVLASAGLAGRLSAAGVRSGQTVVLYQRQSAQTVVGMVAALWLGAAWCVAEPGQPPERLRALVRDVDCGAVVHGGTDAAGEPYTPPELNALREDAPRPLALLANRCSTEPAAGPGARTDVADAYEAVPAPAETSGAAPAYVITTAGSTGEPKAVVVTRDNLARVIEARPEKPGCVTFSPCRLSWDGSLLLLFHALCTGGTAVLPDHRQLPDAAESAALVLHWRVVYAGGPPSYYRLMLPHLAGADAHLREVILAGEVFPLGLLDQHRAVLPRTQLRNEYGPTEATITVLAHPVAGTYREAVPIGRSLGGQSAYVLDERLRPLEPGRLGELYLGGGQIALGYAARPGDTARHFVADPFTRRRGARMYRTGDLVVLDERGEIVFRGRADGQLKVRGVRVERHGVEAALEDHPAVGQATVLGVPDRHGDTRLVAFWSPAEPGGILPTARELVEFCTGRLVGQAVPGNFHLVDSMPLGPSGKTDEDALRALLGTDTAAAGDVCGTDPATAEPPPEARPDGWHGWPEPQGAVARLWSRVLGHDDFAADDSFFTVGGDSRRVVELHLCLQREWPGAVRVGQLFDLDTVESQAELVAAVKPAAPPARGAATGTPEPGDDAGTPGEQQ; encoded by the coding sequence GTGCCGGCCTCTCGTACTCCGCAGGACGTGCTGGCCCGGATCCGCCGGCACGCCGCCCAGGACCCGACGGGTGTCGCCCTGGTCGTCGGCGAGACCACGCTGACCTACCGCGAGTTCGTCCTCGCGAGCGCCGGCCTGGCCGGGCGGCTGAGCGCGGCAGGGGTGCGCAGTGGCCAGACGGTGGTCCTGTACCAGCGGCAGAGTGCGCAGACCGTCGTCGGCATGGTCGCGGCGCTCTGGCTGGGGGCCGCGTGGTGCGTGGCCGAGCCCGGCCAACCGCCAGAACGCCTCCGGGCGTTGGTGCGCGACGTGGACTGCGGCGCTGTCGTACACGGCGGTACGGACGCCGCCGGCGAGCCGTACACGCCACCGGAACTCAATGCCCTGCGCGAGGACGCGCCCCGTCCCCTGGCGCTGCTGGCAAACCGGTGCTCCACGGAGCCCGCGGCGGGGCCGGGGGCGCGCACGGATGTCGCGGATGCGTACGAGGCCGTACCGGCTCCGGCTGAAACATCCGGCGCGGCACCGGCGTACGTGATCACCACCGCTGGTTCCACGGGCGAACCCAAGGCAGTCGTGGTGACCCGGGACAATCTCGCCCGGGTCATCGAGGCACGCCCCGAGAAGCCGGGGTGCGTGACCTTCTCACCCTGCCGGCTCAGTTGGGACGGCTCGCTGCTGCTCCTCTTCCACGCGCTGTGCACCGGCGGCACCGCGGTCCTGCCGGACCACCGGCAGCTGCCCGACGCGGCCGAGTCCGCCGCGCTGGTGCTGCACTGGCGGGTGGTGTACGCGGGCGGGCCGCCCTCGTACTACCGATTGATGCTGCCGCACCTCGCGGGTGCCGACGCGCACCTGAGGGAAGTCATCCTCGCCGGCGAGGTGTTCCCACTCGGCCTGCTCGACCAGCACCGTGCCGTGCTGCCGCGCACTCAGCTGCGCAACGAGTACGGTCCGACGGAGGCGACCATCACCGTGCTCGCGCATCCCGTGGCCGGCACGTACCGGGAGGCCGTGCCGATCGGCCGTTCCCTGGGCGGCCAGTCGGCGTACGTGCTGGACGAACGGCTGCGGCCGCTGGAGCCGGGCCGGCTGGGCGAGTTGTACCTCGGCGGCGGGCAGATCGCGCTGGGCTACGCCGCTCGCCCCGGTGACACCGCGCGGCATTTCGTCGCCGACCCGTTCACGCGCCGGAGGGGCGCGCGGATGTACCGCACGGGAGATCTCGTCGTGCTCGACGAACGCGGTGAGATCGTCTTCCGTGGCCGGGCCGACGGCCAGCTCAAGGTGCGGGGCGTACGGGTGGAGCGGCACGGCGTCGAAGCGGCGCTGGAGGACCACCCGGCGGTCGGCCAGGCCACCGTGCTGGGAGTGCCCGATCGGCACGGCGACACCCGGCTGGTGGCGTTCTGGTCCCCCGCGGAGCCGGGCGGCATCCTGCCGACGGCCCGGGAGCTGGTGGAGTTCTGCACCGGGCGCCTGGTGGGACAGGCGGTGCCGGGGAACTTCCACCTGGTCGACAGCATGCCGCTGGGACCGAGCGGCAAGACCGACGAGGACGCCCTGCGCGCGCTGCTGGGCACGGACACCGCCGCGGCCGGGGACGTCTGCGGTACGGACCCGGCCACCGCGGAGCCCCCGCCCGAAGCCCGCCCGGACGGCTGGCACGGCTGGCCGGAGCCACAGGGCGCTGTCGCGAGGCTGTGGAGCAGGGTGCTCGGACACGACGATTTCGCCGCGGACGACAGCTTTTTCACCGTGGGCGGGGACTCCCGGCGGGTGGTCGAGCTGCATCTGTGCCTCCAGCGGGAGTGGCCGGGTGCCGTGCGCGTGGGCCAGCTCTTCGACCTGGACACGGTGGAGAGCCAAGCCGAACTGGTGGCCGCCGTGAAACCGGCGGCCCCGCCTGCCCGGGGGGCCGCCACAGGGACGCCCGAGCCGGGCGACGACGCAGGAACACCGGGGGAGCAGCAGTGA
- a CDS encoding 3-hydroxyacyl-CoA dehydrogenase family protein, whose product MIGVVGAGTMGVGVAQSFATAGHHVVLLDPSVEAAAAGRRLLRNGLRAARLLRKPASPEPMDDIAARIDWTHEVNRLAQAECVVECGPESIAVKKEILTGLDGACAARTVLASCTSAIPVSTLAGFTGRPDRVLATHFMNPAPLKDAVEVVRGPQTSAETLETVQELLRGLGKRPHVVNDGPGFVSNRVLMPMVNDAAERVQSGTADAETVDLIFTDCFGHAMGPLRTADLIGLDTVLDTLVVLRETTGDSRYEPCELLRELVEAGHHGRKSGRGFHSYGAR is encoded by the coding sequence GTGATCGGTGTGGTCGGCGCGGGCACCATGGGCGTGGGTGTTGCCCAGAGCTTCGCCACCGCCGGCCACCATGTCGTGCTCCTGGACCCCTCGGTGGAAGCGGCAGCCGCGGGCCGGCGGCTGCTGCGAAACGGTCTCCGTGCCGCGCGGCTGCTGCGCAAGCCCGCCAGCCCCGAGCCGATGGACGACATCGCGGCACGCATCGACTGGACGCACGAGGTGAACCGGCTGGCCCAGGCGGAGTGCGTGGTCGAGTGCGGGCCGGAGAGCATCGCGGTCAAGAAGGAGATCCTGACCGGGCTGGACGGCGCCTGCGCGGCCCGGACCGTGCTTGCCTCCTGCACCTCCGCCATTCCGGTCAGCACCCTCGCCGGGTTCACCGGGCGGCCGGACCGCGTCCTCGCCACGCACTTCATGAACCCCGCACCGCTGAAGGACGCGGTCGAGGTGGTCCGTGGCCCGCAGACCAGCGCCGAGACGCTGGAGACCGTCCAGGAGCTGCTGCGCGGACTGGGCAAGCGGCCGCACGTGGTGAACGACGGTCCGGGCTTCGTCTCCAACCGGGTACTGATGCCCATGGTCAACGACGCGGCCGAACGCGTGCAGTCGGGCACCGCCGACGCCGAGACGGTCGACCTGATCTTCACCGACTGTTTCGGACACGCGATGGGCCCGCTGCGCACCGCCGACCTGATCGGCCTGGACACGGTGCTCGACACCCTGGTGGTGCTGCGGGAGACCACCGGCGACAGCCGCTACGAACCCTGCGAACTGCTGCGGGAACTCGTCGAGGCGGGACACCACGGGCGCAAGAGCGGCCGGGGCTTCCACAGCTACGGTGCGAGGTGA
- a CDS encoding HAD-IIIC family phosphatase translates to MTATERTEAVTPVKCLVWDLDDTLWRGTVLEGDDPRPSEAAVSTLHALDERGVLHAVASRGDHATATAHLTKLGLAELFTVLEVGWGAKSESVRRISEALGIGIDTLAFVDNDPVERAEVASAHPRVRCYAAEELAELPAREEFPAGEVTQEARGRRRLYRAEASRNQAREAYDGTPAQFLASLELELTVRAATPDDLARAHELTVRTHQLNTTGRSYSMAELREMCDSPRYEVLVAGLTDRFGSYGVIGLAVVERDGGRCVLRLLLLSCRVMSRGIGPALIGHIVRRTLAEGMRPEAEFVPTEVNRVMLVNLRFAGFEVLEQSEGRLLLGFPPDGQPPSLPSHVRITGSTSTAAGSGT, encoded by the coding sequence ATGACGGCCACTGAGCGGACCGAAGCGGTCACCCCCGTCAAGTGCCTCGTGTGGGACCTGGACGACACCCTGTGGCGCGGCACCGTGCTCGAGGGCGACGACCCGCGCCCGTCCGAGGCGGCCGTCTCGACGCTGCACGCCCTGGACGAACGGGGCGTGCTGCACGCGGTGGCGAGCCGTGGTGACCACGCGACGGCCACGGCCCATCTGACCAAGCTCGGCCTGGCCGAGCTGTTCACCGTGCTCGAAGTGGGCTGGGGCGCCAAGTCCGAGTCCGTACGGCGGATCAGCGAGGCCCTCGGCATCGGCATCGACACGCTCGCGTTCGTCGACAACGACCCGGTGGAGCGTGCCGAGGTGGCGTCGGCTCACCCGCGGGTACGCTGCTACGCCGCCGAGGAGCTGGCCGAACTGCCGGCCAGGGAGGAGTTCCCGGCCGGCGAGGTGACCCAGGAGGCCCGCGGCAGGCGGCGGCTGTACCGGGCGGAGGCCTCACGGAACCAGGCGCGGGAGGCGTACGACGGCACTCCGGCCCAGTTCCTCGCCTCACTCGAGCTGGAACTGACCGTCCGCGCGGCGACGCCGGACGACCTCGCCCGCGCACACGAACTGACGGTGCGCACCCACCAGCTCAACACCACGGGCCGCAGCTACAGCATGGCGGAGCTGCGCGAGATGTGTGACTCGCCGCGGTACGAGGTACTGGTGGCCGGTCTCACGGACCGGTTCGGGAGCTACGGGGTCATCGGTCTGGCCGTCGTCGAACGCGACGGCGGACGGTGTGTGCTCCGGCTGCTGCTGCTGTCCTGCCGGGTGATGTCCCGGGGGATCGGCCCGGCGCTGATCGGGCACATCGTCCGGCGGACACTGGCCGAGGGGATGCGCCCGGAGGCGGAGTTCGTGCCCACCGAGGTCAACCGGGTAATGCTGGTCAACCTGCGGTTCGCCGGCTTCGAGGTGCTGGAGCAGTCCGAAGGCCGGCTGCTGCTCGGCTTCCCACCGGACGGACAACCGCCCTCCCTGCCGTCTCACGTCCGGATCACCGGCAGTACGTCCACAGCAGCGGGGAGCGGCACATGA
- a CDS encoding acyl-CoA dehydrogenase family protein: MPVVPGPTAVHDSPLVRAAGQLAAEARGQAAEWDRWGGLPDAVRKQAAEAGLLAADLPQEYGGQGAGWEEVGEACAHLGGVCSALRGLVTVQGMVAAAVRRWGTAGQRARWLPRFASGELTAAFAATEAEAGSALAGVRTEVRIPEEGDAGEQAADEGGPCVVVTGRKRWITFGECADVFLVLGQSRGRPVAVLVEGDREGVRRQPVSDQLGMRAARIAHVEFDAVSVPRSNLVAPPGAGLSHVAAIALDHGRYTVAWGCVGMAEACLADAVEHVSTRTQAGTQLSEHQLVRAQLARSAVQTAGARELAVRAARQRAAGTIGAAGVTETIVAKYAGAEAAASVSRDAVQLLGSAGCEPDSRAGRFFRDGKVMEIIEGAQHVAELHIAERLLREHRPPAGSTAQPVRPGPVESR; this comes from the coding sequence ATGCCGGTGGTGCCGGGGCCCACCGCTGTCCACGACTCGCCCCTGGTCCGAGCGGCCGGACAGCTCGCTGCCGAGGCGCGCGGGCAGGCGGCCGAGTGGGACCGGTGGGGCGGCCTTCCGGACGCGGTGCGCAAGCAGGCGGCCGAGGCCGGACTGCTCGCCGCCGACCTGCCTCAGGAGTACGGCGGCCAGGGCGCCGGCTGGGAGGAAGTCGGTGAGGCGTGTGCGCACTTGGGCGGCGTGTGCAGCGCGCTGCGCGGGCTTGTCACCGTGCAGGGCATGGTGGCCGCCGCGGTGCGGCGCTGGGGAACGGCCGGGCAGCGTGCCCGGTGGCTGCCCCGGTTCGCTTCCGGGGAATTGACGGCCGCTTTCGCCGCCACCGAGGCGGAGGCGGGCAGCGCGCTCGCGGGGGTGCGTACCGAGGTGCGGATCCCGGAGGAGGGCGATGCCGGAGAGCAGGCGGCGGACGAGGGCGGCCCGTGTGTGGTGGTGACGGGCCGTAAGCGCTGGATCACCTTCGGGGAGTGCGCCGATGTGTTCCTCGTCCTGGGGCAGTCACGCGGCCGCCCGGTCGCGGTGCTCGTCGAGGGGGACCGGGAGGGCGTGCGCCGGCAGCCCGTCAGCGACCAGCTGGGCATGCGGGCCGCACGGATCGCACACGTGGAGTTCGACGCCGTGTCGGTCCCGCGGAGCAACCTCGTCGCTCCGCCCGGAGCCGGACTGTCCCACGTCGCGGCGATCGCGCTGGATCACGGACGGTACACCGTCGCCTGGGGATGCGTCGGCATGGCGGAGGCCTGCCTCGCAGATGCCGTGGAGCACGTCAGCACGCGTACCCAGGCGGGCACGCAGCTGAGCGAACACCAGCTGGTGCGGGCCCAGTTGGCGCGCTCCGCCGTGCAGACGGCGGGAGCCAGGGAGCTCGCCGTACGGGCGGCCCGGCAGCGGGCGGCAGGGACCATCGGCGCCGCGGGGGTGACGGAGACGATCGTCGCCAAGTACGCCGGGGCCGAAGCGGCGGCCTCCGTCAGCCGTGACGCCGTGCAACTCCTCGGCTCTGCCGGCTGCGAACCCGACAGCAGGGCCGGGCGGTTTTTCCGGGACGGGAAGGTGATGGAGATCATCGAAGGAGCGCAGCACGTGGCCGAACTCCACATAGCCGAACGTCTGTTACGCGAACACCGGCCTCCCGCCGGCAGCACGGCACAGCCCGTACGGCCCGGCCCGGTGGAGTCCCGATGA
- a CDS encoding acyl carrier protein codes for MNITEEITDFLSAALRQAVDPEDDYFALGLADSLFALELVAFVEERFRITVEVEDLDLDSFRSAARITRFVERKTGVRPVVEQ; via the coding sequence ATGAACATCACCGAGGAGATCACCGACTTTCTGAGTGCGGCACTGCGTCAGGCGGTCGACCCGGAGGACGACTACTTCGCGCTCGGGCTCGCCGACTCGCTCTTCGCCCTGGAACTCGTCGCCTTCGTCGAAGAGCGGTTCCGGATCACCGTGGAAGTCGAGGACCTGGACCTGGACAGTTTCCGTTCGGCGGCCCGAATCACGCGTTTCGTGGAGCGGAAGACCGGTGTGCGGCCGGTGGTGGAGCAGTGA